A single genomic interval of Daucus carota subsp. sativus chromosome 1, DH1 v3.0, whole genome shotgun sequence harbors:
- the LOC108204266 gene encoding subtilisin-like protease SBT1.2, with amino-acid sequence MEFEKATLFAILLVYVVSVGSHGLQTYIIQLHPQGITRSLFASKLHWHLSFLEKSISAEESPSSRLLYSYHSAMEGFAAQLLESEVDAIRELHDVVAIRPDRRHEVHTTYSYKFLGLSPAKEGAWVDSNYGRGAIIGVLDTGVWPESPSFSDHGMPPVPKKWKGICQLGEQFNSSNCNRKIIGARYFSKGHRVASPTSSPDVVVEYLSVRDSHGHGTHTASTAAGAAVPMANVLGNGAGVARGMAPGAHIAVYKVCWFSGCYSSDILAAMDVAIRDGVDVLSLSLGGFPIPLYEDSIAIGSFRAMEHGISVICAAGNNGPIPNSVANEAPWIATVGASTLDRRFPAIVRLSNGKFLYGESMYPGKNSASAAKELELVYHADNLHGGEYCMKDSLPRAKVQGKMVVCDRGINGRAEKGQIVKEAGGAAMILANTEINQEEDSVDAHVLPATLIGYTESVQLKKYINSTRKPKAQIIFGGTSIGKSRAPAVAQFSSRGPSFMDPSILKPDMIAPGVNIIAAWPQNLGPAGIPDDSRRVNFTVMSGTSMACPHVGGIAALIHSAHPKWTPAAIKSALMTTAYITDHSGKQIMDGDKPAGLFATGAGHVNPVKAISPGLIYDISPDDYVTHLCTLKYTKSDIFTITHRNVSCQDIIRKNRDFSLNYPSISVVFRPGMKSKMIKKRLTNVGSPNSIYSLEVKPPNGIKVRVRPRRLIFTDINQSLSYRIWFISRNRTALERLSNSQGYLSWVNSQDIYQRIRSPISVTWSSKKER; translated from the coding sequence ATGGAGTTCGAAAAAGCTACCCTTTTCGCCATTCTTTTAGTCTACGTTGTTTCTGTTGGTAGTCATGGTCTGCAAACCTACATAATTCAGCTACATCCGCAAGGGATAACCAGGTCTCTGTTTGCCTCGAAGCTGCATTGGCACTTGTCGTTTCTTGAGAAGAGCATTTCTGCAGAAGAAAGCCCGTCTTCACGCCTTCTCTACTCTTACCATTCTGCCATGGAGGGGTTTGCAGCTCAGCTTTTGGAGTCTGAGGTTGATGCTATACGTGAACTGCATGATGTCGTGGCAATAAGACCTGACAGGCGACATGAAGTTCACACAACTTACTCGTACAAGTTCTTGGGGTTAAGTCCTGCTAAAGAAGGTGCCTGGGTGGACTCAAATTATGGCAGAGGCGCGATTATTGGTGTGCTGGACACTGGAGTCTGGCCTGAGAGTCCGAGCTTTAGTGATCACGGGATGCCTCCAGTTCCCAAGAAATGGAAAGGGATATGTCAATTAGGAGAACAGTTCAATTCTTCGAATTGTAACAGGAAAATAATTGGCGCTAGGTACTTCAGTAAGGGCCATCGCGTGGCTTCACCAACTTCATCACCAGATGTTGTTGTGGAATATTTGTCAGTGCGTGATTCGCATGGCCATGGGACACACACTGCATCGACTGCTGCTGGTGCTGCAGTTCCTATGGCAAATGTACTGGGGAATGGGGCAGGTGTGGCTCGAGGAATGGCCCCGGGTGCCCACATTGCTGTATATAAAGTTTGCTGGTTCAGTGGTTGCTACAGCTCAGATATACTAGCTGCGATGGATGTTGCGATAAGAGATGGAGTTGATGTACTTTCGCTTTCCCTAGGAGGCTTTCCAATACCACTTTACGAGGACAGTATAGCTATTGGAAGTTTTCGAGCAATGGAGCATGGTATTTCTGTCATATGTGCAGCTGGAAACAATGGACCAATCCCCAATTCAGTTGCCAACGAGGCTCCTTGGATTGCTACTGTCGGTGCGAGTACACTTGACAGGAGATTCCCAGCCATAGTTCGTCTCAGCAATGGAAAATTCCTTTATGGGGAATCCATGTACCCAGGGAAGAATAGTGCAAGTGCTGCAAAAGAGCTTGAGCTTGTTTATCATGCTGACAATCTACATGGAGGTGAATACTGCATGAAGGATTCTCTTCCACGAGCAAAAGTTCAAGGGAAGATGGTGGTTTGTGATCGAGGTATCAATGGGAGGGCGGAGAAAGGTCAGATTGTGAAGGAAGCAGGTGGTGCAGCTATGATTCTGGCAAATACAGAGATAAATCAAGAGGAAGATTCTGTCGATGCTCATGTGCTGCCAGCAACTTTAATAGGGTACACAGAATCAGTTCAGTTGAAGAAATATATTAATTCTACAAGAAAGCCTAAAGCTCAAATCATTTTTGGAGGAACCAGCATTGGCAAATCAAGAGCACCAGCTGTTGCTCAGTTTTCATCGAGGGGTCCAAGTTTTATGGACCCTTCCATTCTCAAACCAGATATGATTGCTCCAGGGGTCAACATTATCGCGGCTTGGCCTCAAAACCTGGGTCCTGCCGGAATTCCAGATGATTCTAGAAGAGTGAACTTTACTGTCATGTCTGGTACTTCCATGGCTTGCCCTCATGTAGGTGGAATCGCAGCTCTGATCCACTCAGCTCATCCAAAATGGACACCAGCTGCAATCAAATCTGCACTGATGACAACTGCATATATAACCGACCATTCAGGAAAACAGATCATGGATGGAGATAAACCTGCAGGTCTTTTTGCTACTGGAGCTGGACATGTAAATCCAGTAAAGGCCATCAGTCCCGGACTGATATACGATATAAGCCCTGATGACTATGTCACTCATTTATGCACACTTAAATACACAAAATCAGATATTTTTACAATTACACACAGGAATGTGAGCTGCCAGGATATTATACGGAAGAACAGGGATTTCAGCCTCAATTATCCATCAATTTCTGTCGTTTTCAGGCCTGGGATGAAGAGCAAGATGATTAAAAAGCGTCTGACAAATGTGGGGAGTCCTAATTCCATTTACTCTTTAGAAGTTAAGCCACCTAATGGAATCAAAGTAAGGGTCAGACCACGAAGACTGATATTCACAGACATAAACCAGAGTTTGAGTTACAGAATCTGGTTTATATCGAGGAACAGGACAGCTTTAGAGAGGTTGAGCAACAGTCAAGGGTATCTTTCATGGGTGAACTCACAAGATATCTACCAAAGGATCAGAAGTCCTATATCAGTCACATGGTCATCGAAGAAGGAAAGATAA